Genomic segment of Paenalkalicoccus suaedae:
TTGATTCGATCATTACCTTCAAAACCAGGACCAAGCCCCTTCACACGAGCGAGCATACGATGGTTGAAGCAACGGAGCTTCACGCGAGTAGCGCCACCTGTAATTCCAAGTCTCATTGCTTGCTCAACACTATTCATTATAGCTTCACTTACTGCGACATCAAACAAATCCATACTTGAATGAAGGTAATTAGAGATAAACTCTCGTATCTCCTTCATCTTTAGTTCATAGTCTAAAATCGAATGGCTAATATCTACGATGTAAATAC
This window contains:
- a CDS encoding ATP-binding protein — encoded protein: MNRIYIVDISHSILDYELKMKEIREFISNYLHSSMDLFDVAVSEAIMNSVEQAMRLGITGGATRVKLRCFNHRMLARVKGLGPGFEGNDRIKEIRENRERYLKKTLFEESGRGLLIMEAATDYLLYNSYGNDVILIKKKHRSVVGGENT